The Acanthopagrus latus isolate v.2019 chromosome 6, fAcaLat1.1, whole genome shotgun sequence genome includes a region encoding these proteins:
- the sdc4 gene encoding syndecan-4 isoform X1, protein MLNLCLVLILSASVFSESQVRETETWMPMKTTQTAAMLTHHDLESSGSDFGFTDDEDDDNEYDGGDYYEDELNVDDEEEYDDDFSGSGDQTTTVSPGREAKTSAKPNVNDNKIPEVERPVRPTVNEVEIVQNENEIPLLRNGAEPGEEHPSNVLMSHASEDSILKKTEVLAALITGGAVCLMFAVLLILLLIYRMKKKDEGSYDLGKKPIYKKAPTTEIYA, encoded by the exons CAGGTGAGGGAGACGGAGACATGGATGCCCATGAAGACCACACAGACGGCCGCCATGTTGACACACCATGACCTGGAGTCATCAGGCTCTGACTTTGGCTTCACAGACGACGAAGACGACGACAATGAATACGACGGTGGCGATTACTACGAGGACGAGCTGAACGTCGACGACGAGGAGGAGTACGATGACGACTTCTCCGGCTCTGGTGACCAAA CAACAACTGTGTCACCTGGACGGGAGGCCAAGACGTCCGCTAAG CCCAATGTGAACGACAACAAGATCCCAGAGGTGGAGCGCCCGGTGCGGCCGACCGTTAACGAGGTGGAGATCGTCCAGAACGAAAATGAAATCCCCCTGCTGAGGAACGGGGCCGAGCCCGGCGAGGAGCACCCATCCAACGTCCTCATGTCCCACGCCAGCGAAGACAGCATCCTTAAAAAGACGGAGGTCCTCGCAG ctctgatcaCAGGAGGCGCCGTCTGCCTGATGTTCGccgtcctcctcatcctcctcctcatctatCGCATGAAGAAGAAGGACGAGGGCAGCTACGATTTGGGGAAGAAGCCCATCTACAAGAAAGCTCCCACCACAGAGATCTACGCATAG
- the sdc4 gene encoding syndecan-4 isoform X2 produces MLNLCLVLILSASVFSESVRETETWMPMKTTQTAAMLTHHDLESSGSDFGFTDDEDDDNEYDGGDYYEDELNVDDEEEYDDDFSGSGDQTTTVSPGREAKTSAKPNVNDNKIPEVERPVRPTVNEVEIVQNENEIPLLRNGAEPGEEHPSNVLMSHASEDSILKKTEVLAALITGGAVCLMFAVLLILLLIYRMKKKDEGSYDLGKKPIYKKAPTTEIYA; encoded by the exons GTGAGGGAGACGGAGACATGGATGCCCATGAAGACCACACAGACGGCCGCCATGTTGACACACCATGACCTGGAGTCATCAGGCTCTGACTTTGGCTTCACAGACGACGAAGACGACGACAATGAATACGACGGTGGCGATTACTACGAGGACGAGCTGAACGTCGACGACGAGGAGGAGTACGATGACGACTTCTCCGGCTCTGGTGACCAAA CAACAACTGTGTCACCTGGACGGGAGGCCAAGACGTCCGCTAAG CCCAATGTGAACGACAACAAGATCCCAGAGGTGGAGCGCCCGGTGCGGCCGACCGTTAACGAGGTGGAGATCGTCCAGAACGAAAATGAAATCCCCCTGCTGAGGAACGGGGCCGAGCCCGGCGAGGAGCACCCATCCAACGTCCTCATGTCCCACGCCAGCGAAGACAGCATCCTTAAAAAGACGGAGGTCCTCGCAG ctctgatcaCAGGAGGCGCCGTCTGCCTGATGTTCGccgtcctcctcatcctcctcctcatctatCGCATGAAGAAGAAGGACGAGGGCAGCTACGATTTGGGGAAGAAGCCCATCTACAAGAAAGCTCCCACCACAGAGATCTACGCATAG